The DNA region ACCACCAAAAACCTCTCCAAAAAGTTATAAACCCCTGAAAAACCAGTATAGACCCCTAAAAGCCACTAAAACCCCCTCAAAACACCTATAAACCCCTTAAAATCCACTATGAACCCTTTAAACCCACTGAAAACCTTAAAATCCACTAAAACTccttaaaaacacttttaaacccctcaaaaacctcTATAAACCCCTAAAGAccactaaaaacacttataaacccatcaaaaaccactataaaaccttaaaaaccattaaaaacacttttaaacccctcaaaaaccactagAAACACTTTTAAACCCCTCAAAAGCCAATATAAACtcttaaaaacaactaaaaccccttaaaacacatataaacattaaaaaaccattataaacccttaaaaaccactaaaaacccctaaaaaaacctataaacccctaaaaaaccactataaacccttaaaaaccactaaaaacacttataaacccgcTATAAagccttaaaaaccactaaaaacacttataaaNACACTTATAAACCCGCTATAAagccttaaaaaccactaaaaacacttataaacccctcaataaccactataaacccttaaaaaccactaaaaacaactaaaaacacttataaacccctcaataaccattataaacccttaaaaaccactaaaaacaactaaaaacacttataaacccctcaataACCACTATAATGTGTTGTTTGTGTttgagagagagatagagagagagaaagagagattgtgtgtgtgtctatgtgtttatgtgtgtttatgtgggtgatatgtgtgtatGGGCGAATAGGAgtgtgggtataagtttgtatgtgggtgggtgtgtgtgtgtaatatatgtgtgtttgtgtttgtatgtttatgtgtgtgtgtgtgtgaatgtgtgtttatgtgtgcatgtttgtgtgagagtgtgtctatgtgtgtgtttgtgtgggtaatatgtgtgtgtaggtgtttttgtgtttgtgtttatacagttacgtgtgtttgtgtatgtgtttttgtgtgtgagtttgtgtatgtgtttttgtgtgtgtgtgtgtgagagagagtctgtgtgtgtgtgtgtgtttgtgtatgtatgagtctctttgtgtgtgtgttaatgtgattgtgtgtgtgatgtgtgtgcgtgtgtgtgtgtgtttatgtgtttatgttggtGGTATGTGTGTgggggtataagtttgtatgtatgtaggtgtgtgcgtgtgtgtgtaatatatgtgtttatgtgggtgtttgtgtgtgtgagtgtcAATGTTtatgggtgtgtgtgtgtgtctgaatgtgtgtttgtgtgttgtgtgtgcatgtttgtgtgagagtgtgtgtgtgtgtgtttgtttggtaatatgtgtgtgtgtgagtgtgtctgtgtttgtgtttgtataatTACGTGTGTttatgagtgtgtgtgtgtgtgtttgttgtgtaatatgtgtgtttgtgtatgtaatatatgtgtgttaAGGAgcatgtgtgtgtatatatgtgCGTATGTGTGTGAATGGGGGatttatgtatgtgtgtgtttttttgtgtttgtttgagtgtgtgtgtgtttgggagtgtttgtgtgtttttgtgtgtgtgggtgggtgtgagagtgtatatgtttataaggttgtgcgtgtgtgtgggtgggtgcgagagtgtatatgtttataaggttgtgcgtgtgtgtgtttatgtgtttaatacatGTGTCTGTcagagtgtttgtgtgtttttgcgTTTGTGGGTGTCCATGTGTGTGTGTCAGTTGTGTGTGTTTCTTTGGGCGTGAGTTagtgtgtgtatttttatttgtgtttgtttgtgtttgtttctctatttgtatgtgtgagtgtgtgtgtgtttgtgtgtgtttgtgtgtgtgtgtgtgcgtgtttgtgtgagattgtatgttttaatgtttgagagagagagaaagagaaaaagagagagtgtgtgtgtctatatgtttgtgtatgtgatgtattaaacacataaacacatgTATTTGTATGGGTAattgtgtgggtaatatgtgtgtgtaggtgtATCTGTGTTTGGGTTTATACAATTACNtgtgtttgtgtatgtgtttttgtgtgtgtgtgtgtatgtgagNgtctgtgtgtgtgcgtgtttgtgtatgtatgagtgtctgtgtgtgtgtgtgtgtttatgcgATTGTGTGTgtcatgtgtgtgtgtgtttgtttgggcgtatgggtttagggtttagggNNNNNNNNNNNNNNNNNNNNNNNNNNNNNNNNNNNNNNNNNNNNNNNNNNNNNNNNNNNNNNNNNNNNNNNNNNNNNNNNNNNNNNNNNNNNNNNNNNNNNNNNNNNNNNNNNNNNNNNNNNNNNNNNNNNNNNNNNNNNNNNNNNNNNNNNNNNNNNNNNNNNNNNNNNNNNNNNNNNNNNNNNNNNNNNNNNNNNNNNNNNNNNNNNNNNNNNNNNNNNNAtggggtttggggtttggggtttggggtttggggtttagggtttagggtttgggggttaaaacccccatTAATACCGGCGGTTTTAACCCTCGCTAATACCGGCGGTTTTAACCCCCGCTAATAGTCACGCAAGTTTTCAAAGCTTTTCCAAGGGTTTTCCTTATCTGGGTAACATACTTTCCgagggttaaaacccccgctaataccgggggttaaaaccccgcTAATAGTGACGCTACTTTTCCCCAAAGATTTTCCAAGGGTTTTCCTATTTCGGGTAACATACTTttcgggggttaaaacccccgttAATACCGGCAGTTTTGGAAAaccccgctaataccggggattaaaacccccgctaatacctgAGGTTAAAACCCGCGCTAATATCGGCGGTTTTAACCGCCGCTAATAGTGACGCAGCTTTTCCCCGCAGTTTTTCcaagggttttcctaatccggGTAATAGACTTTCTGGgcgttaaaacccccgctaataccgacAGTTTTGGAAAACACTcactaataccgggggttaaaactcCCGCTAATACCAGCGGTTTTAATCCTCGCTAATAGTGACACAGCTTTTCCCCACAACTTTTCcaagggttttcctaatccggATAACATACTTTCCAGGGGTTAATACCACAGCTAATTCCGGCGGTTTTAACCCTCTCTAATAGTGACGAAGCTTTTCCCATAGTTTTTCTAAAGGTTTTCCTAATCCCGGTAACATACTTTCCAGGGGTTAAAATCCCCGCTAATACCGGCAGTTTTggaaaacccccgctaataccgggggttaaaacccctgCTAATACCGACGGTTTTTACCCCCTGCTAATGCCAATGTTGGTGACTAGAGATAACTCTCTTCAATTATTCCTGGGATGGGAGGGAGTAGGTCTTGCTTCATATTTGTTAATTCATTTCTGGTTTACACGACTTCAGGCAGATAAAGCAGCTACAAAAGCTATGCCTGTCAATCGAGTAGGTGATTTTGGATTAACTCCTTGGATTTCGAGTTGTTTTACTCTCTTTCAAACAGTAGACTTTTCAACCATTTTTGCTCGTGCTAGTGCCCCTAGAAATTCTTGGATTTCTTGCAATATGAGAGTGAATGCCATAACTCTTATTCATATTTTACTTCTTATTGGTGTTGTTGGGAAATCTGCACAGATAGGATCGCATAGTTGGTCACCCGATGCTATGGAAGGTCCCACTCTAGTATCCGCTTTGATTCATGCAGCTACTATGGTCACAGCTGGCGTTTTCATGATAGCAAGGTGCTCCTCTTTATTTGAATACCCACCTACGNCTTTGATTGTTATTACTTCTGCAGGAGCTACGACNTCATTCCTTGCGGCAACCACTGGAATATTACAGAACGATCTAAAGAGGGTCATAGCTTATTCAACTTGCAGTCAATTAGGCTATATGATCTTTGCTTGCGNCATCTCTAACTATTCGGTTAGCGTCTTTCACTTAATGAATCACGCCTTTTTCAAAGCATTACCATCTCTAACTATTCGGTTAGCGTCTTTCACTTAATGAATCACGCCTTTTTCAAAGCATTACTATTCCTGAGTGCAGGTTCGGTGATTCATGCCATGTCGGATGAGCACGATATGCGAAAGATGGGGGGCTTGCCTCCTCGTTCTcttttcacacacacacacatacacaaacactcATGCATGCATATACTTACACAcgaaaacacacacacacacacaaacccacaaacaaagacaaacacacacacacgcacacaca from Vigna radiata var. radiata cultivar VC1973A unplaced genomic scaffold, Vradiata_ver6 scaffold_594, whole genome shotgun sequence includes:
- the LOC106754277 gene encoding uncharacterized protein LOC106754277; this translates as VKIPANTGSFGKPPLIPGVKTPANTDGFYPLLMPMLVTRDNSLQLFLGWEGVGLASYLLIHFWFTRLQADKAATKAMPVNRVGDFGLTPWISSCFTLFQTVDFSTIFARASAPRNSWISCNMRVNAITLIHILLLIGVVGKSAQIGSHSWSPDAMEGPTLVSALIHAATMVTAGVFMIARCSSLFEYPPTXLIVITSAGATTSFLAATTGILQNDLKRVIAYSTCSQLGYMIFACXISNYSVSVFHLMNHAFFKALPSLTIRLASFT